From a region of the Mycobacterium intracellulare ATCC 13950 genome:
- a CDS encoding serine/threonine-protein kinase PknG, with protein sequence MAEPDKHSEKPESGPEAVEDVNPGTQPAEVQTGASTGRLQATQALFRPDFDDDDDDFPHIALGALDTDTGDRMTVATRALPAVRQLGGGLVEIPRGRDIDPREALMTNPVVPESKRFCWNCGKPVGRSSKKSKGTSEGWCPACGSPYSFLPQLNPGDIVAGQYEVKGCIAHGGLGWVYLAVDKNVNDRPVVLKGLVHSGDAEAQAIAMAERQFLAEVVHPQIVQIFNFVEHKDQHGNPVGYIVMEYVGGQSLKHGKGEKLPVAEAIAYLLEILPALSYLHSIGLVYNDLKPENIMLTEEQLKLIDLGAVSRINSFGYLYGTPGFQAPEIVRTGPTVATDIYTVGRTLAALTLNLRTRNGRYVDGLPEHDPVLATYDSFHRLLRRATDPDPRRRFASTEEMSAQLIGVLREVVAHDTGVPRPGLSTIFSPSRSTFGVDLLVAHTDVYLDGQVHSEKLTAREIVTALQVPLVNPADVAASVLQATVLSQPVQTLDSLRAARHGTLDADGAELSESVELPLMEVRALLDLGDVAKATRKLEDLAERVGWQWRLVWYKAVADLLTGDYDSATTHFTEVLDTFPGELAPKLALAATAELAGDVDEHKHYETVWKTNDGVISAAFGLARSLSAEGDRAAAVRTLDEVPATSRHFTTARLTSAVTLLSGRSKSEITEEDIRDAARRVEALPPTEPRVLQIRALVLGCAMDWLEDNKASTNHILGFPFTEHGLRLGVEAALRNLARVAPTQRHRYELVDMANRVRPTSTF encoded by the coding sequence ATGGCCGAGCCGGACAAGCACTCCGAGAAGCCGGAATCGGGCCCGGAAGCGGTGGAAGACGTGAATCCCGGCACCCAGCCGGCGGAGGTCCAGACCGGCGCCTCGACGGGGCGACTGCAGGCCACGCAGGCGCTGTTTCGACCGGACTTCGACGATGACGACGACGACTTTCCGCACATCGCGCTGGGCGCCCTGGACACCGACACCGGCGACCGCATGACGGTGGCGACGCGGGCGCTGCCCGCGGTCCGACAGCTCGGCGGTGGACTCGTCGAGATCCCGCGGGGACGTGACATCGACCCCCGCGAAGCGCTGATGACCAACCCGGTGGTCCCCGAGTCCAAGCGCTTCTGCTGGAACTGCGGGAAGCCGGTGGGCCGGTCCAGCAAGAAGAGCAAGGGCACGTCGGAGGGCTGGTGCCCGGCCTGCGGCAGCCCGTATTCGTTTCTGCCGCAACTCAATCCCGGCGACATCGTCGCCGGCCAGTACGAGGTCAAGGGGTGCATCGCGCACGGCGGGCTGGGCTGGGTATACCTGGCCGTCGACAAAAACGTCAACGACCGGCCGGTCGTGCTCAAAGGCCTCGTCCACTCCGGCGACGCGGAGGCGCAGGCGATCGCGATGGCCGAACGGCAGTTCCTGGCCGAGGTGGTCCACCCGCAGATCGTGCAGATCTTCAACTTCGTCGAACACAAGGACCAGCACGGCAATCCGGTCGGCTACATCGTCATGGAGTACGTCGGCGGGCAGTCGCTCAAGCACGGGAAGGGCGAGAAACTTCCGGTCGCCGAGGCCATCGCCTACCTGCTGGAAATCCTGCCCGCGCTGAGCTATCTGCACTCCATCGGCCTGGTCTACAACGACCTGAAGCCGGAGAACATCATGCTCACCGAGGAGCAGCTCAAGCTCATCGACCTGGGCGCGGTGTCGCGGATCAATTCGTTCGGATACCTTTACGGCACACCGGGTTTCCAGGCGCCCGAGATCGTGCGCACCGGCCCGACGGTCGCCACCGACATCTACACGGTGGGCCGCACGCTGGCGGCGCTCACGCTCAACCTGCGCACCCGCAACGGCCGCTACGTCGACGGCCTGCCCGAGCACGACCCGGTGCTGGCCACCTACGACTCGTTCCACCGGTTGCTGCGTCGCGCCACCGATCCCGACCCACGTCGCCGGTTCGCCAGCACCGAGGAGATGTCGGCGCAGTTGATCGGCGTGCTGCGTGAGGTGGTGGCCCACGACACCGGGGTGCCGCGGCCCGGCCTGTCGACGATCTTCTCCCCCAGCCGCTCCACGTTCGGGGTGGATCTGCTGGTCGCGCACACCGACGTCTACCTGGACGGGCAGGTCCATTCGGAGAAGCTGACCGCCCGCGAAATCGTCACCGCACTGCAAGTGCCGCTGGTCAATCCGGCCGACGTCGCCGCGTCGGTGCTGCAGGCGACGGTGTTGTCGCAGCCGGTGCAGACCCTGGACTCGTTGCGCGCGGCCCGGCACGGGACGCTGGACGCCGACGGCGCCGAGCTGTCCGAGTCGGTCGAGCTACCGCTGATGGAGGTGCGCGCGCTGCTGGATCTCGGCGACGTCGCCAAGGCCACCCGCAAGCTCGAGGACCTGGCCGAGCGGGTGGGTTGGCAGTGGCGGCTGGTCTGGTACAAGGCCGTGGCCGACCTGCTCACCGGTGATTACGATTCGGCCACAACACATTTCACCGAGGTGCTGGACACGTTCCCGGGTGAGCTCGCACCGAAGCTGGCGCTGGCCGCCACCGCCGAGCTGGCCGGCGACGTCGACGAGCACAAGCATTACGAGACGGTGTGGAAGACCAACGACGGCGTGATCTCGGCGGCCTTCGGGTTGGCCAGATCGCTGTCCGCGGAAGGTGATCGGGCCGCCGCGGTGCGCACGCTGGACGAGGTGCCGGCCACCTCGCGGCACTTCACCACCGCCCGCCTGACGAGTGCGGTGACGCTGCTGTCCGGCCGGTCCAAGAGCGAGATCACCGAGGAGGACATCCGGGACGCGGCGCGGCGGGTAGAGGCGCTGCCGCCCACCGAACCACGCGTGTTGCAGATCCGCGCGCTGGTGCTGGGCTGCGCGATGGACTGGTTGGAGGACAACAAGGCCAGCACGAATCACATCCTGGGCTTCCCGTTCACCGAGCACGGGCTGCGGCTGGGCGTCGAGGCGGCGCTGCGCAATCTGGCCCGCGTCGCCCCCACGCAGCGGCACCGCTACGAGCTGGTGGACATGGCCAACCGGGTGCGGCCCACGAGCACGTTCTGA
- a CDS encoding glutamate ABC transporter substrate-binding protein: MIRLPLLRRACTVAATVCVLAGCGHTESLHVASVPTLPPPTPVGMEQLPPQPPLPPDGPNQDCDLTASLRPFPTKAEADAAVADIRARGRLIVGLDIGSNLFSFRDPITGEITGFDVDLAGEIARDIFGAPSHVEYRILSSDERVTALQRGEVDIVVKTMTITCDRRKLVNFSTVYLDANQRILAPRDSSIVKVSDLSGKRVCVAKGTTSLHRIRQIDPPPVIVSVVNWADCLVAMQQREIDAVSTDDSILAGLVEEDPYLHIVGPNMATQPYGIGINLNNTPLVRFVNGTLERIRRDGTWNTLYRKWLTVLGPAPAPPTPRYLD; encoded by the coding sequence ATGATCCGCCTGCCCCTGCTGCGCCGGGCGTGCACCGTGGCCGCCACGGTTTGCGTGCTGGCGGGTTGCGGGCACACGGAATCGCTGCACGTCGCCAGCGTCCCGACGTTGCCGCCGCCCACCCCGGTCGGCATGGAACAGCTGCCGCCGCAGCCGCCGCTACCGCCCGACGGCCCCAATCAGGACTGCGACCTGACGGCCAGCCTGCGGCCCTTCCCCACCAAGGCCGAGGCCGACGCCGCGGTCGCCGACATCCGCGCGCGCGGCAGGCTGATCGTCGGGCTCGACATCGGCAGCAACCTGTTCAGCTTCCGCGACCCGATCACCGGCGAGATCACCGGATTCGACGTCGACCTGGCCGGCGAGATCGCCCGCGACATCTTCGGCGCGCCGTCCCACGTCGAGTACCGGATCCTGTCGTCGGACGAGCGGGTCACCGCGCTGCAACGCGGCGAGGTCGACATCGTGGTCAAGACCATGACCATCACCTGCGACCGGCGCAAGCTGGTGAACTTCTCCACCGTCTACCTCGACGCCAACCAGCGCATCCTCGCCCCGCGCGACTCGTCGATCGTCAAGGTGAGCGACCTGTCGGGCAAACGCGTCTGCGTGGCCAAGGGCACCACCTCGCTGCACCGCATCCGGCAGATCGACCCGCCCCCGGTCATCGTGTCGGTGGTCAACTGGGCCGACTGCCTGGTCGCGATGCAGCAGCGCGAGATCGACGCCGTGAGCACCGACGACTCGATCCTGGCCGGGCTGGTCGAAGAGGACCCCTACCTGCACATCGTCGGCCCCAACATGGCCACCCAGCCCTACGGCATCGGCATCAACCTGAACAACACTCCCCTGGTGCGGTTCGTCAACGGGACCCTGGAAAGGATCCGCCGCGACGGCACGTGGAACACGTTGTACCGCAAGTGGTTGACCGTGCTGGGCCCCGCGCCGGCCCCGCCCACACCGAGGTATCTGGACTGA
- the pta gene encoding phosphate acetyltransferase: MVSGAATAIYIAAPEPETGKSTIALGLLHRLTATVAKVGVFRPITRSDGGDRQRGEAGRSGSPQDLENRDYILELLLSRTTAGLSYEQCVGVTYQQLHADGDAAIAAIVDAYHAVAEKCDVVVIVGSDYSELGQAIRPAELSTNARIAVNLGAPLLLTVSGKGRTAGEVADVVKVCLAELDAQHAHTAAVVANRCEPAELDAIRKKLDEALRPSSLRSYVLPDEPLLSAPTVAELQSAVRGTPVSGEESLREREVTGVMVAGMTADHVLERLRDGMAVITPGDRSDVVLAVASAHAAEGFPSLSCIVLNGGFELHPSIAALVAGLRLRLPIVATALGTYDTASAAATARGRVTAASQRKIDTAVELMDGHVDITDLLAQLAIPIPTVTTPQMFIHQLTLQARSDRRHIVLPEGDDDRILRSAGRVLQRRVADLTILGDEAQIRQRAGELGVDLADVTVIDPRASRLRDEFADQYAQLRKAKGGTVEQAREIMRDTTYFGTMMVHNGMVDGMVSGAAHTTAHTVRPAFEIIKTVPDVSTVSSIFLMCLPDRVLAYGDCAIIPNPTPEQLADIAISSARTAAQFGIEPRVAMLSYSTGDSGSGADVDKVRTATQLVRERNPDLPVEGPIQYDAAIEPSVAATKLRDSPVAGRATVLIFPDLNTGNNTYKAVQRSAGALAIGPVLQGLRKPVNDLSRGALVEDIVNTVAITAIQAQGGPDGK, translated from the coding sequence GTGGTCTCGGGCGCCGCAACGGCGATCTACATCGCCGCGCCCGAGCCGGAGACCGGAAAGTCGACGATCGCGCTGGGCCTCCTGCACCGGCTGACCGCGACGGTGGCGAAAGTCGGTGTGTTCCGGCCCATTACGCGTTCAGATGGCGGCGATCGCCAACGCGGCGAAGCCGGGCGCAGCGGGTCGCCGCAGGACCTGGAAAATCGCGACTACATCCTGGAACTGCTGCTGTCGCGCACCACGGCGGGCCTGTCGTACGAGCAATGCGTCGGCGTCACCTACCAGCAGCTGCACGCGGACGGCGACGCGGCGATCGCCGCCATCGTCGACGCCTACCACGCCGTCGCCGAGAAGTGCGACGTCGTGGTGATCGTCGGCAGCGATTATTCCGAACTCGGACAGGCGATTCGACCCGCGGAGCTTTCCACCAACGCGCGCATCGCGGTCAACCTCGGCGCGCCGCTGCTGCTGACGGTCAGCGGCAAGGGCCGCACCGCCGGTGAGGTGGCCGACGTCGTCAAGGTGTGCCTGGCCGAGCTGGACGCTCAGCACGCCCACACCGCGGCGGTGGTGGCCAACCGCTGCGAACCGGCCGAGCTGGACGCCATCCGGAAGAAGTTGGACGAGGCGCTGCGGCCGTCGTCCCTGCGCAGCTACGTCCTGCCCGACGAACCGCTGTTGTCGGCGCCGACGGTGGCCGAGCTTCAGAGCGCGGTGCGCGGGACGCCGGTCAGCGGCGAAGAGTCGCTGCGCGAACGCGAGGTCACCGGTGTGATGGTGGCCGGGATGACCGCCGACCACGTCCTGGAACGGCTGCGCGACGGCATGGCGGTCATCACCCCCGGCGACCGCTCGGACGTGGTGCTCGCCGTCGCGAGCGCCCATGCCGCGGAAGGGTTTCCGTCCCTGTCGTGCATCGTCCTCAACGGCGGCTTCGAGCTGCACCCGTCCATCGCGGCCCTGGTCGCCGGGCTGCGGCTGCGGCTGCCGATCGTCGCCACCGCGCTGGGCACCTACGACACCGCCAGCGCGGCGGCCACCGCCCGGGGCAGGGTCACGGCGGCGTCGCAACGCAAGATCGACACCGCGGTCGAGCTGATGGACGGCCACGTCGACATCACCGATCTGCTGGCGCAGCTTGCCATTCCGATCCCCACCGTGACCACGCCGCAGATGTTCATCCATCAGCTGACCCTGCAGGCGCGTTCGGATCGCAGGCACATCGTGCTGCCCGAGGGCGACGACGACCGCATCCTGCGCTCGGCCGGGCGGGTGCTGCAACGCCGCGTCGCCGACCTGACCATCCTCGGCGACGAGGCCCAAATCCGCCAGCGCGCGGGCGAACTCGGGGTGGACCTGGCCGACGTGACGGTGATCGATCCGCGCGCCAGCCGGCTGCGCGACGAGTTCGCCGACCAGTATGCGCAGTTGCGCAAGGCGAAGGGGGGCACCGTCGAGCAGGCCCGCGAGATCATGCGCGACACAACGTACTTCGGCACCATGATGGTGCACAACGGGATGGTCGACGGCATGGTGTCAGGCGCCGCCCACACCACCGCGCACACCGTGCGGCCCGCGTTCGAGATCATCAAGACCGTCCCGGACGTGTCCACCGTGTCCAGCATCTTCCTGATGTGCCTGCCCGATCGTGTCCTGGCCTACGGCGATTGCGCGATCATCCCCAATCCGACACCGGAGCAGCTGGCCGACATCGCAATCTCCTCGGCGCGCACCGCCGCACAATTCGGCATCGAACCGCGGGTCGCGATGCTGTCCTACTCGACCGGCGACTCCGGCTCCGGTGCCGACGTCGACAAGGTCAGAACGGCAACGCAATTGGTGCGAGAGCGCAACCCCGACCTGCCGGTGGAGGGCCCCATCCAGTACGACGCGGCGATCGAACCGTCGGTCGCGGCCACCAAGCTGCGCGACTCGCCGGTGGCCGGGCGCGCCACGGTGCTGATCTTCCCCGACCTCAACACCGGCAACAACACCTACAAGGCGGTCCAGCGCAGCGCCGGAGCCCTCGCCATCGGACCCGTGCTGCAGGGTCTGCGCAAGCCGGTGAACGACCTGTCGCGGGGCGCGCTGGTCGAGGACATCGTGAACACCGTTGCCATCACCGCGATTCAGGCACAAGGCGGCCCCGATGGGAAGTAG
- a CDS encoding endonuclease domain-containing protein yields the protein MRRVPFIGSEELASGSLSRHQLRMSYRAVFPNVYVPTHAEVPLELRIRAAWLWSGRRAVIGGAAAAALHGAQWIPDNVPVELIHTNTHPPRGVLTRRETLCAGETQTRDGLAVTTPERTAFDIGRRGAVRSAVVRLDALARATGFKVDDVLDVAAAHPRAPGVRRLEVALDLVDPGAQSPRESYLRLLLIDAGLARPQTQIPVLGADGLPFAYLDLGWEESLVAVEYDGDHHRTDRRQFVKDLRRMEMLEEMGWTIVRVVAEDRPASILRRVREALAKSSVNLGLSV from the coding sequence ATGAGACGAGTGCCGTTCATCGGCAGCGAGGAGTTGGCGTCGGGAAGTCTCAGCCGCCACCAGCTGCGGATGTCCTACCGAGCGGTGTTTCCGAACGTCTACGTGCCGACGCATGCCGAGGTGCCGCTCGAATTGCGCATTCGGGCGGCCTGGCTGTGGTCGGGGCGGAGGGCGGTCATCGGCGGAGCCGCCGCGGCCGCGCTGCATGGCGCCCAGTGGATCCCCGACAACGTCCCGGTCGAGCTGATACACACCAACACTCATCCTCCCCGCGGCGTGCTGACACGCCGGGAAACGCTGTGCGCCGGCGAGACCCAGACCCGCGACGGGCTCGCCGTCACCACTCCGGAGCGGACCGCTTTCGACATCGGACGGCGCGGCGCGGTGCGCTCGGCCGTGGTGAGGCTGGACGCGCTCGCCCGGGCAACGGGTTTCAAGGTCGACGACGTGCTGGATGTTGCGGCGGCGCATCCTCGCGCACCCGGCGTGCGGCGATTGGAGGTCGCGCTCGACCTGGTCGACCCCGGCGCTCAGTCCCCCAGGGAGAGCTATCTGCGACTGCTCCTCATCGACGCCGGCCTGGCCCGGCCGCAGACGCAGATCCCGGTGCTGGGCGCCGACGGCCTACCGTTCGCCTACCTGGATCTGGGCTGGGAGGAATCGCTGGTGGCTGTCGAGTACGACGGCGATCACCACCGCACCGACCGGCGCCAATTCGTCAAAGACCTCCGGCGCATGGAGATGCTCGAGGAGATGGGCTGGACCATAGTCCGGGTGGTCGCCGAGGATCGCCCGGCCAGCATCCTGCGCCGGGTGCGCGAGGCGCTCGCGAAATCGAGTGTGAACCTGGGGCTTTCGGTGTGA
- a CDS encoding acetate kinase: MGSSSARLVLVINSGSSSVKFQLVDPDSGTALSTGLVERIGEEGSPVPDHDAALRRAFDTLADDGIDLKTCGVVAVGHRVVHGGNAFYEPTPLDDAVIARLGELSDLAPLHNPPSLKGIEVARRLLPDIPHIAVFDTGFFHDLPPAAATYAIDRELAQRHQIRRYGFHGTSHRYVSEQAAAFLDRPPGDLKQIVLHLGNGCSASAIAGTRPIDTSMGLTPLEGLVMGTRSGDIDPSVVSYLSHTAGMGVDDIETMLNKRSGVLGLSGERDFRRLRTMIESGDESAQLAYSVFTHRLRKYVGAYLAVLGHTDVISFTAGIGENDAAVRRDAVAGMEELGIVLDERRNLGGGRGARQISADDSPIAVLVIPTNEELAIARDCVNVLAGS; the protein is encoded by the coding sequence ATGGGAAGTAGCAGCGCGCGCCTGGTGCTGGTGATCAACTCCGGCTCGTCGTCGGTGAAGTTTCAGCTGGTCGATCCCGATTCGGGCACGGCGCTCTCGACCGGCCTCGTGGAACGCATTGGCGAGGAGGGGTCTCCCGTCCCCGACCATGACGCCGCGCTGCGCCGCGCGTTCGACACGCTGGCCGACGACGGCATCGACCTCAAGACATGCGGCGTCGTCGCGGTCGGCCATCGAGTGGTGCACGGCGGCAACGCCTTCTACGAGCCCACCCCGCTGGACGACGCGGTGATCGCCCGGCTCGGCGAACTGTCAGACCTTGCGCCGCTGCACAACCCTCCCTCGCTCAAGGGAATCGAGGTCGCCCGGCGGCTGCTGCCCGACATTCCGCACATCGCGGTCTTCGACACCGGGTTCTTCCACGACCTGCCGCCCGCTGCCGCGACCTACGCCATCGACCGCGAGTTGGCGCAGCGGCATCAGATCCGCCGGTACGGGTTCCACGGCACCTCGCACCGCTACGTCAGCGAGCAGGCCGCCGCCTTCCTGGACAGGCCGCCCGGCGACTTGAAACAGATTGTGCTGCACCTGGGTAACGGCTGCTCGGCCTCGGCGATCGCCGGCACCCGGCCGATCGACACCTCGATGGGCCTCACACCGCTGGAGGGGCTGGTGATGGGCACCCGCAGCGGGGACATCGATCCCAGCGTCGTCAGCTACCTGTCCCACACCGCCGGGATGGGCGTCGACGACATCGAGACCATGCTCAACAAGCGATCCGGGGTGCTGGGCCTGTCCGGTGAGCGCGACTTCCGCCGGCTGCGAACGATGATCGAATCCGGTGACGAGTCAGCGCAATTGGCCTACAGCGTCTTCACGCATCGGCTGCGCAAGTACGTCGGCGCCTACCTGGCGGTGCTGGGGCACACCGACGTCATCAGCTTCACCGCGGGGATCGGCGAGAACGACGCGGCGGTGCGCCGCGACGCGGTCGCCGGCATGGAGGAGCTGGGCATCGTGCTCGACGAGCGCCGCAATCTCGGTGGCGGGAGGGGTGCGCGGCAGATCTCCGCCGACGATTCGCCGATCGCCGTCCTGGTGATCCCGACCAACGAAGAGCTCGCCATCGCCCGCGACTGCGTAAACGTGCTGGCGGGCTCCTAG
- a CDS encoding IS3 family transposase (programmed frameshift): protein MPRQYSPEFRQRALRLLDTVMEASEVSEFEAIKSVASKLNISEESVRRWRRKAQVDAGERPGMTSSEHAEIRKLKRENAELRRANEILKSASAFFRGVRPPRDEMIAYIDAHRDQFGVELICRVLRAAIPGFLTSRGYRAARTRPPSDREIRDEQLIADLEAVHRQNYSVYGVKKMHAAMTRRGWQLGREQTRRLMRKAGLRGAQRGKPVFTTISDPAAIRPADLVNRQFRAAAPNRLWVADITFVRTWQGFCYTAFVTDACTKKIVGWAVSATMRTEDLPLQAFNHAVWQSNTDLSELVHHSDRGSQYLSLAYTDRLAELGIAPSVGSRGDSYDNALAEAVNAAYKTELINRGKPWRCIDDVELSTAEWVAWYNQERLHEGLGYVPPAEYEAALTGTSHHASQPTPALATE from the exons ATGCCCCGTCAGTATTCGCCGGAGTTTCGGCAGCGTGCGTTGCGGTTGTTGGACACTGTGATGGAAGCCTCGGAAGTGTCGGAGTTCGAGGCCATAAAGTCTGTGGCCAGCAAACTCAATATTTCGGAGGAGTCGGTGCGTCGGTGGCGACGCAAGGCCCAAGTCGATGCTGGTGAACGGCCGGGCATGACCAGCTCTGAGCATGCCGAGATCCGTAAGCTCAAGCGCGAGAACGCTGAACTGCGCAGGGCTAACGAGATTTTGAAGTCAGCGTCTGCGTTTTTT CGCGGAGTTCGACCGCCCCGCGACGAAATGATCGCCTACATCGATGCTCATCGCGATCAGTTCGGGGTCGAGCTCATCTGCCGAGTGCTGCGGGCAGCTATCCCCGGATTCCTCACCTCGCGGGGTTATCGGGCCGCGCGGACCCGACCACCGTCGGACCGGGAGATCCGCGATGAGCAGCTGATCGCCGACCTTGAGGCGGTGCACCGGCAGAATTACTCGGTGTATGGGGTCAAGAAGATGCACGCGGCGATGACACGGCGTGGTTGGCAGCTGGGCCGTGAACAAACCCGCCGGTTGATGCGCAAGGCCGGGTTGCGCGGCGCCCAGCGGGGCAAGCCGGTGTTCACCACGATCAGCGACCCGGCCGCGATCCGGCCGGCCGATCTGGTCAACCGCCAATTCCGGGCTGCTGCACCGAACCGGCTATGGGTCGCCGACATCACGTTCGTGCGGACCTGGCAGGGGTTCTGTTACACCGCGTTCGTCACTGATGCGTGCACGAAGAAGATCGTTGGCTGGGCGGTCTCGGCCACGATGCGCACCGAAGACCTCCCACTTCAAGCATTCAATCACGCTGTGTGGCAGTCGAATACCGATCTATCCGAGTTGGTTCATCATTCCGACCGCGGATCCCAGTACCTATCGCTGGCCTATACCGACCGGCTGGCTGAACTGGGGATCGCGCCCTCGGTCGGGTCGCGTGGCGATAGTTATGACAACGCCCTCGCTGAAGCGGTCAACGCCGCCTACAAGACCGAGCTCATCAACCGCGGCAAGCCCTGGCGGTGCATCGATGATGTCGAACTCTCGACCGCCGAATGGGTGGCCTGGTACAACCAGGAACGCCTGCACGAAGGCCTCGGCTACGTTCCACCCGCCGAGTACGAGGCCGCCCTCACCGGCACCTCACACCATGCGAGCCAGCCGACCCCGGCCCTCGCAACCGAGTAG
- a CDS encoding IS30 family transposase yields MIASGVSSEDAGVAVGVSATCGGKWFRRFGGVNPRWLAPQGQKRPRLSADEREQIMIGAAQGESIRSMAARLGRAPSTVMREIANNGVMRGYVGRYRSRYRFGARRAGVDAKSGYSARIAQLRSEQRARRPKIGKLGRCPALRDQVQAWLVKKYSPEQIAGMLATTYSDRPEMQVSHETIYKALYVQGRGELRRELTKCLRTGRALRKPRARVGARSGCGRIPGMVNISERPAEAADRAVPGHWEGDLILGKNQHSQIGTLVERSTGFVQLLHLPARRDPETVADAMIATIKTLPQALRRSLTWDQGHEMLRHARISIDAGIDIYFCDPHSPWQRGSNENTNGLLRQYFPKGTDLSVHSADYLAEVAAELNERPRKRFGWDSPAQVLNRLLSNPPQTTVATKP; encoded by the coding sequence TTGATCGCGTCCGGGGTGTCCTCGGAGGACGCCGGGGTTGCGGTCGGCGTGTCGGCGACGTGCGGCGGCAAGTGGTTTCGCAGGTTTGGTGGTGTGAATCCGCGATGGTTAGCCCCTCAGGGGCAGAAACGGCCGCGGTTGTCGGCTGATGAGCGTGAACAGATCATGATCGGCGCCGCTCAGGGCGAATCGATTCGCTCGATGGCAGCCCGGTTGGGCCGGGCCCCGTCGACAGTCATGCGCGAGATCGCCAACAACGGCGTCATGCGGGGGTATGTGGGCCGTTATCGTTCTCGTTACCGCTTCGGAGCCCGCCGAGCGGGCGTGGATGCGAAATCGGGCTATTCGGCGCGGATTGCTCAGCTTCGCAGCGAGCAGCGAGCGCGCCGGCCCAAGATCGGCAAGCTGGGTCGCTGCCCTGCGTTGCGTGATCAGGTGCAAGCGTGGTTGGTCAAGAAGTACAGCCCGGAGCAGATTGCCGGGATGTTGGCCACGACGTATTCCGACCGCCCGGAGATGCAGGTGTCCCACGAAACCATCTACAAGGCGCTCTACGTGCAAGGACGCGGGGAGCTACGCCGCGAGCTGACTAAGTGTTTGCGGACCGGGCGGGCATTGCGCAAGCCACGGGCCAGAGTCGGCGCCCGTAGCGGCTGCGGCCGAATTCCGGGCATGGTCAACATCAGTGAGCGGCCCGCTGAGGCCGCTGACCGCGCGGTGCCCGGGCACTGGGAGGGTGACTTAATCCTGGGCAAAAATCAACACTCTCAGATCGGCACCCTGGTCGAACGTTCCACCGGGTTCGTGCAACTGCTGCACCTGCCCGCCCGTCGCGACCCTGAGACGGTGGCTGATGCGATGATCGCCACCATCAAAACCCTGCCCCAGGCATTGCGGCGCTCGCTGACCTGGGACCAAGGCCACGAAATGTTGCGCCATGCCCGCATCAGTATCGACGCCGGCATCGACATCTACTTTTGCGATCCACACTCACCCTGGCAGCGCGGCAGCAACGAAAACACCAATGGCCTATTGCGCCAATACTTTCCGAAAGGCACCGACTTATCCGTGCACTCGGCCGACTACCTCGCCGAAGTCGCCGCTGAACTCAACGAACGCCCACGCAAACGCTTCGGCTGGGACAGCCCCGCCCAAGTCCTCAACCGGCTACTGTCAAACCCGCCACAAACCACTGTTGCAACCAAACCTTGA